Proteins encoded within one genomic window of Spirulina major PCC 6313:
- a CDS encoding ABC transporter permease, with product MSQLGVMDLIGLAVHALRRNGLRTGLTGLGIFLGVAATSATLQVQHITSQRIQQRFAEREAPRVQAWVWRRGQLADLAAIQTELAGVASVSAAMGLGWSQQAIYQDRSVPVQGMAVSDTYFTTTGRQMVQGRYLNATDFSDYRSVVVIDQTLAQQMFRDRDPIGTNIYLSGMAWQVVGVMETKTTEQRGSGEQEGELVIPLSTQMALTGRQQVDHIFVRPDDLRDLERLEGQVKTLLQQRHPEYLQGIWAQFDAPRTATNVADIQADQETLATATRSLLGVGAIALAIAGVGIANITVASTLERTREIGLRRAIGATQGDVLWQFVLESVVVSVVGGVIAIATIEGVTLGITRYEPFGLPAYEFNGRNALLALGAAIAVGIGSSVAPALRASRLDPVKALRS from the coding sequence ATGAGTCAGTTGGGCGTGATGGATCTGATCGGCTTGGCGGTGCATGCCCTGCGGCGCAATGGATTGCGGACAGGTTTAACCGGATTGGGTATTTTCCTCGGTGTAGCCGCCACCAGTGCCACCCTGCAAGTGCAGCATATTACCAGCCAACGGATTCAACAACGGTTTGCCGAACGGGAAGCCCCCCGCGTCCAAGCGTGGGTGTGGCGGCGGGGCCAACTGGCGGATCTAGCGGCGATTCAAACGGAGTTGGCGGGGGTTGCCTCGGTGAGTGCGGCGATGGGGTTAGGGTGGTCGCAACAGGCCATCTATCAGGATCGTTCGGTTCCTGTCCAAGGGATGGCCGTCAGTGATACCTATTTCACCACCACCGGACGGCAAATGGTTCAAGGTCGCTACCTCAATGCTACGGATTTTTCAGACTATCGCTCTGTGGTGGTGATTGATCAAACCTTGGCCCAACAGATGTTTCGCGATCGCGACCCCATCGGCACAAACATTTACCTGAGCGGGATGGCGTGGCAGGTGGTGGGGGTGATGGAAACGAAAACCACTGAGCAGCGCGGCTCAGGGGAACAGGAGGGGGAATTGGTGATTCCCCTCAGCACCCAAATGGCCTTAACCGGACGGCAACAGGTGGATCACATTTTCGTGCGGCCGGATGATCTCAGGGATTTAGAACGCCTTGAAGGTCAAGTGAAAACCCTCCTCCAACAACGTCACCCGGAATACTTACAGGGGATTTGGGCCCAGTTTGATGCACCCCGCACAGCAACCAACGTGGCGGATATCCAAGCGGATCAGGAGACGTTAGCCACGGCGACGCGATCGCTGTTAGGTGTGGGGGCGATCGCATTGGCGATCGCCGGTGTCGGAATTGCCAATATTACCGTGGCCAGTACCCTCGAACGGACGCGAGAAATTGGCCTGCGGCGGGCGATTGGGGCGACTCAAGGGGATGTGCTTTGGCAGTTTGTTTTAGAGTCGGTGGTGGTGAGTGTGGTGGGGGGCGTGATTGCGATCGCCACTATCGAAGGGGTCACCCTCGGCATCACCCGCTATGAACCCTTTGGATTACCTGCCTATGAATTTAATGGCCGCAATGCCCTGTTGGCCTTAGGGGCGGCGATCGCCGTGGGGATTGGGTCGAGCGTCGCCCCCGCCCTCCGCGCCAGTCGCCTTGATCCCGTCAAAGCCCTCCGGAGTTGA